In Shewanella sp. GD04112, the sequence CGTTAATAACTGCTGGTCCGCCTGACGCAGATACGAAGTTTGCGGGCCGAAGTAGTGACAATATTCTCCGGCCTGTTGCTGACAGAGTTGGTCCTGAGTCGTGCGCTGGGGAGTGACGCAAGCCGTTAACAAGCAGATAGCGGCGCTGATAGTCACTTGTGGTAAGGATAAATGGCATTTACCTGCGATATGGCCCAAATGGCTGAGTGTTAACCTTTCCATAATGTCACTCCCTCTTAGCTAAACCCTGTACGATGCGCTAGTGGCAACTAAAGTGCGCGATGGCTGCATCTTGATTTTCATAGATGCTGAAAATCTGGTGTAAGCGCGTCAGTTCAATCAGGGCGCGCACATGGGCCGAAGGAGACAAAAGCAATATTTCACCATCATGCTGCTGTGCCCGTTTAAGAGCGGAGATCAATACCGACAAGCCGCTAGAGTCGATGCATTTCACTTGTTCAAGATTGATGATTAGGCGGTTAGTGTTCTGCTCCATATGGCGTAATAGCGCGGCCCTGTGGGTGGGCGTATTGGCCATCATCATCTCTGTGGGAAATATCACTAGGCTCGCGTTGTATTTTTCGAGTGGGAAGAATTTCATGATAATCACCTCTGGCTGCCAGTTAATATTGAAACCGCAGTAACAGATAGGCATTTATCAGGCCAATATTTATAATTAATAAATTCAATCAGTTAACTTGGTAAAGGTATTAAGGATAGAGCTAGGTTTGAAAATGCATTGCAATTTGCAATTGGAAAGCGCTACGAACATGAAACGAAACCTAGCGGTGGAAATTCCCGCCGCTAGGTATGATGGAAATGATCTTTAGTGATGACGCAGTAAGGTTAACCTTAAGTGTGAACCGAGCACTGTGGTCTGAAACCGCACCGCATCCATCCAGTTATACATGATCCATAAGCCTCTACCATGCTCGTTCATTTGGTCAGGACATTGGTCGAAGGAAACCTTAGGCACCACGGGCGAGCGGTCCAGTAAATCGACGATAATCCGGTCATGATTACAGTGGACAATCAATACGATGGGCTCACGGGAATCTTCGGTGTGATTTATCACATTACTGACCGCCTCGAGTATGCAGGTAATGACTTTAAATCGTTGGCGCTCATGTACATTTTGCATCAGCATAAACTGCTCTAATTCGGAGCAAAAAGGCTGTTGACTCCATTGGTCATGGGTGAGGTTAAACTGCAAGCTGTTCATAATGCCTCCAAAGCCGCATTGGCATAGTTGGCTGACGGGTAGGTAATTAACATCATCGAAATATCATCTTGAGTTGTGCCGCCTTGCCAGAGTTGTAAGGCATGGCTCAAGTGATGCAGCAAGGCTTCATCGCTCAAGCTGTTGGCTTTCGAGCACAGGGTTTGCAAACGCGCTTGGCCGAAAAAACCGAACTTGGGGTGTTGGCACTCATAGGTACCATCGGAAAATAACAACAAGCGACTGCCAGGTAAGAGGGTGACTAGCTGATCTTGATACTGCACGGCGCCATGGATCCCAAGCGGTAACTCAGTGTCGAGGGGCAAGGGCTCGCAGCTAGTCTCGGTGAGCAGTAACGGCGCGGGATGGCCGGCGCTGCACAGCCTTAGTTCACCCGTCAGCGTATTGATCTTGCCGAGTAACAGAGTCACAAAGCGGCCAGTATTGTCTGGGTCGCTTAGCTCGCGATTAACCTGATTCACTATTTCTTGGGGCGATAATCCGCACCAATCGGTACGTTCCATCGACAGACGCTGGGCAAGGCTGACACTCTGCAGCGCGGCGGCGACCCCATGACCCGCGGCATCAATCAGATAAAACCCGAGTTGATCATCGCCAAGATCGAAACATTGATAGAGATCGCCAGCAAGATAAC encodes:
- a CDS encoding STAS domain-containing protein, whose protein sequence is MKFFPLEKYNASLVIFPTEMMMANTPTHRAALLRHMEQNTNRLIINLEQVKCIDSSGLSVLISALKRAQQHDGEILLLSPSAHVRALIELTRLHQIFSIYENQDAAIAHFSCH
- a CDS encoding ATP-binding protein, translated to MNSLQFNLTHDQWSQQPFCSELEQFMLMQNVHERQRFKVITCILEAVSNVINHTEDSREPIVLIVHCNHDRIIVDLLDRSPVVPKVSFDQCPDQMNEHGRGLWIMYNWMDAVRFQTTVLGSHLRLTLLRHH
- a CDS encoding SpoIIE family protein phosphatase; amino-acid sequence: MPLSSLTSIQAVTLSVLVVEDTDCERFYITHLLRQFGWLVESRSNGKAALDYLQQNEVHILVSDWRMPEMSGIELCQIVKNNHLPPFVILLTANNQTADIVLGIEAGADDFICKPFLPELLKVRMLAAMRIVQLQHNLSRNIQLLQQGLAKESALLSTIKQDLFSAAKVQRELLPRSKTLPRDWQLHHEFQPASYLAGDLYQCFDLGDDQLGFYLIDAAGHGVAAALQSVSLAQRLSMERTDWCGLSPQEIVNQVNRELSDPDNTGRFVTLLLGKINTLTGELRLCSAGHPAPLLLTETSCEPLPLDTELPLGIHGAVQYQDQLVTLLPGSRLLLFSDGTYECQHPKFGFFGQARLQTLCSKANSLSDEALLHHLSHALQLWQGGTTQDDISMMLITYPSANYANAALEAL